One stretch of Mycolicibacterium fallax DNA includes these proteins:
- the tpiA gene encoding triose-phosphate isomerase has translation MSRKPLIAGNWKMNLNHFEAIALVQKIAFALPEKYFDRVDVTVIPPFTDLRSVQTLVDGDKLRLTYGAQDVSRHDAGAYTGEISGAFLAKLGATFAVVGHSERRTYHGEDDALVAAKAAAALKHGLTPIICIGEGLDVREAGDHVAYNVAQLRGSLAGLSNDQIAASVIAYEPVWAIGTGRVASAADAQEVCGAIRAELAAIATPAVAESVRVLYGGSVNAKNIGELIARDDIDGALVGGASLDGEQFAQLSAIAAGGPLL, from the coding sequence GTGTCCCGGAAACCGCTGATTGCCGGCAACTGGAAGATGAACCTCAACCACTTCGAGGCCATCGCCCTGGTGCAGAAGATCGCCTTCGCGCTGCCGGAGAAGTACTTCGACCGCGTCGATGTCACCGTCATTCCGCCGTTCACCGACCTGCGCAGCGTGCAGACCCTGGTCGACGGCGACAAGCTTCGGCTGACCTACGGCGCCCAGGACGTGTCCCGGCACGACGCCGGCGCCTACACCGGCGAGATCAGCGGCGCGTTCCTGGCGAAGCTGGGTGCCACCTTCGCCGTCGTCGGGCACTCCGAGCGGCGCACCTACCACGGTGAGGACGACGCGCTGGTCGCCGCCAAGGCCGCCGCCGCGCTCAAGCACGGGCTGACCCCGATCATCTGCATCGGTGAGGGCCTGGACGTGCGGGAGGCCGGCGACCACGTGGCCTACAACGTGGCGCAGCTGCGCGGCTCGCTGGCCGGGCTGTCCAACGACCAGATCGCCGCCTCGGTGATCGCCTACGAGCCGGTCTGGGCGATCGGCACCGGCCGGGTGGCCAGCGCGGCCGACGCCCAGGAGGTCTGCGGGGCGATCCGTGCCGAACTCGCCGCCATCGCCACCCCGGCGGTCGCCGAGTCGGTGCGGGTGCTCTACGGCGGCTCGGTCAACGCCAAGAACATCGGCGAGCTGATCGCCCGCGACGACATCGACGGCGCGCTGGTCGGCGGGGCGTCGCTGGACGGCGAGCAGTTCGCCCAGCTCTCGGCGATCGCCGCGGGCGGCCCGCTGCTGTAG
- the secG gene encoding preprotein translocase subunit SecG, translating into MLMALQILLVVTSVLVCLLVLLHRAKGGGLSTLFGGGVQSSLSGSTVVEKNLDRLTYFVIGIWIVSIVAVGLGIKYGA; encoded by the coding sequence ATGCTTATGGCCCTGCAGATCCTGCTCGTGGTGACCAGCGTGCTGGTGTGCCTGCTGGTGCTGCTGCACCGCGCCAAGGGCGGTGGCCTGTCCACCCTGTTCGGTGGCGGCGTGCAGTCCAGCCTGTCCGGATCGACCGTCGTGGAGAAGAACCTCGACCGGCTGACCTACTTCGTCATCGGCATCTGGATCGTCTCCATCGTGGCCGTCGGGCTGGGCATCAAGTACGGCGCATAG
- the ppc gene encoding phosphoenolpyruvate carboxylase, with protein sequence MAAPRDADPDTALAPIGDVHRTQSGRDATEPMRADIRLLGGILGDTIREQNGEAVFDLVERARTEAFRVRRSEIDRAEMAALFDGLDTAGAIPVIRAFTNFALLANVAEDIHRERRRAIHIAAGRPPQDSSLAASYAKLDAADVGAELVGERLAGALVAPVITAHPTETRRRTVFETQNRITELMRARVPGGTRTTDGTDVEPALRRHVLRLWQTALIRLSRLRIIDEIESGLRYYPAAFFEVIPAVNTEVRAALRARWPGTDLLAEPILRPGSWIGGDRDGNPNVTAEVVRQATGRAACTAFEHYLAELTVLEIELPLSARLVTVSAELDALAGQVDQPLRADEPYRRAVRVIHGRLTATAAAILDERPANLRELGLPAYHRAGELLADLDIVDDSLRGHGDALLADDRLARLREAVRTFGFQLCGLDMRQNSESHEQVVAELLAYAGVHPDYRGLDEDRRVALLTAELSTRRPLTRPGDGLSELARKELGVLAAAAEAVRRYGPDTVPNYIISMCQSVSDLLEAALLLKEAGLLDASGERPHAPVGIVPLFETIEDLQAGASIMAAALDLPLYRRIVAARGDRQEVMLGYSDSNKDGGYLAANWALYRAELDLVEMAQHTGIRLRLFHGRGGTVGRGGGPSYDAILAQPPGAVRGSLRLTEQGEVIAAKYAEPKMARRNLETLVAATLESTLLDVEGLGAGAEAAYAVLDDLAARARDCYADLVHRTPGFVEYFQTSTPVGEIGALNIGSRPTARKQTTAVSDLRAIPWVLAWSQSRVMLPGWYGTGTAFADYLAEGTARGEDRLAVLAELYRRWPFFTTVLSNMAQVLAKSDMGLAARYAELVEDPALRERVFGKIVAEHDRCIAMYQAITGHDDLLADNPALARSVFNRFPYLEPLNHLQVELLRRYRRGDDDELVQRGILMTMSGLATALRNSG encoded by the coding sequence ATGGCAGCGCCCCGGGACGCCGATCCAGACACCGCACTTGCGCCCATCGGTGACGTGCACCGGACCCAGTCCGGCCGGGACGCCACCGAGCCGATGCGGGCGGACATCCGGCTGCTCGGCGGCATCCTCGGCGACACCATCCGCGAGCAGAACGGCGAGGCGGTGTTCGACCTGGTCGAACGGGCCCGCACCGAGGCCTTCCGGGTGCGCCGCTCCGAGATCGACCGCGCCGAAATGGCCGCGCTGTTCGACGGCCTGGACACCGCGGGCGCCATCCCGGTGATCCGGGCGTTCACCAACTTCGCGCTGCTGGCCAACGTCGCCGAGGACATCCACCGGGAACGCCGCCGCGCCATCCACATCGCCGCCGGCCGGCCGCCCCAGGACAGCAGCCTGGCCGCCAGCTACGCCAAGCTCGACGCCGCCGACGTCGGCGCCGAGCTGGTCGGCGAGCGGCTGGCCGGGGCGCTGGTCGCGCCGGTGATCACCGCGCACCCCACCGAAACCCGCCGGCGCACCGTCTTCGAGACCCAGAACCGGATCACCGAGCTGATGCGCGCCCGGGTCCCCGGCGGCACCCGCACCACCGACGGCACCGACGTCGAGCCGGCGCTGCGCAGGCACGTGCTGCGACTGTGGCAGACCGCGCTGATCCGGCTGTCCCGGCTGCGCATCATCGACGAGATCGAATCCGGGCTGCGCTACTACCCGGCGGCGTTCTTCGAGGTGATCCCGGCGGTCAACACCGAGGTCCGGGCGGCGCTGCGGGCCCGCTGGCCCGGCACTGACCTGCTGGCCGAGCCGATCCTGCGGCCCGGCTCGTGGATCGGCGGGGACCGCGACGGCAACCCGAACGTCACCGCCGAGGTGGTCCGGCAGGCCACCGGGCGGGCCGCCTGCACCGCGTTCGAGCACTACCTGGCCGAGCTGACCGTGCTGGAGATCGAGCTGCCGCTGTCGGCCCGGCTGGTCACCGTCAGCGCCGAACTCGACGCGCTGGCCGGGCAGGTCGACCAGCCGCTGCGCGCCGACGAGCCGTACCGCCGCGCGGTGCGGGTCATCCACGGCCGGCTCACCGCGACCGCCGCGGCGATCCTGGACGAGCGCCCGGCGAACCTGCGCGAGCTGGGGCTGCCGGCCTACCACCGCGCCGGTGAACTGCTCGCCGACCTCGACATCGTCGATGACTCGCTGCGCGGGCACGGCGACGCGCTGCTGGCCGACGACCGGCTGGCCCGGCTGCGCGAAGCCGTGCGCACCTTCGGATTCCAGCTCTGCGGGCTGGACATGCGGCAGAACTCCGAGTCCCACGAGCAGGTGGTCGCCGAGCTGCTGGCCTACGCCGGGGTGCACCCGGACTACCGGGGCCTGGATGAGGACCGCCGGGTCGCGCTGCTGACCGCCGAGCTGTCCACCCGCCGGCCGCTGACCCGCCCCGGCGACGGGCTCTCGGAGCTGGCCCGCAAGGAGCTGGGCGTGCTGGCCGCGGCCGCCGAGGCGGTCCGCCGCTACGGCCCCGACACCGTGCCGAACTACATCATCTCGATGTGCCAGTCGGTGTCGGACCTGCTGGAGGCGGCGCTGCTGCTCAAGGAGGCCGGCCTGCTGGACGCCTCCGGCGAGCGGCCGCACGCCCCGGTCGGCATCGTGCCGCTGTTCGAGACCATCGAGGACCTGCAGGCCGGCGCGTCGATCATGGCCGCCGCGCTGGACCTGCCGCTGTACCGGCGGATCGTCGCGGCCCGCGGCGATCGCCAGGAGGTGATGCTCGGCTACTCCGACTCCAACAAGGACGGCGGCTACCTGGCCGCCAACTGGGCGCTGTACCGCGCCGAGCTGGACCTGGTGGAGATGGCCCAGCACACCGGCATCCGGCTGCGGCTGTTCCACGGCCGCGGCGGCACCGTCGGGCGCGGCGGCGGCCCCAGCTACGACGCCATCCTGGCCCAGCCGCCCGGCGCGGTGCGCGGCTCGCTGCGGCTGACCGAGCAAGGCGAGGTGATCGCCGCCAAGTACGCCGAGCCGAAGATGGCCCGGCGCAACCTGGAGACCCTGGTGGCCGCCACCCTGGAGTCCACCCTGCTGGACGTGGAGGGCCTGGGCGCCGGCGCCGAGGCCGCCTACGCGGTCCTCGACGACCTGGCCGCCCGGGCCCGGGACTGCTACGCCGACCTGGTGCACCGCACCCCCGGATTCGTCGAGTACTTCCAGACCTCCACCCCGGTCGGCGAGATCGGCGCGCTGAACATCGGCAGCAGGCCGACCGCGCGCAAACAGACCACCGCGGTCTCCGACCTGCGGGCGATCCCCTGGGTGCTGGCCTGGAGCCAGTCCCGGGTGATGCTGCCGGGCTGGTACGGCACCGGCACCGCGTTCGCCGACTACCTCGCCGAGGGCACCGCACGCGGCGAGGACCGGCTGGCGGTGCTCGCCGAGCTGTACCGGCGCTGGCCGTTTTTCACCACGGTGCTCTCGAACATGGCCCAGGTGCTGGCGAAGTCCGACATGGGCCTGGCCGCCCGCTACGCCGAGCTGGTCGAGGACCCGGCGCTGCGCGAGCGGGTGTTCGGCAAGATCGTCGCCGAGCACGACCGCTGCATCGCCATGTACCAGGCCATCACCGGCCACGACGACCTGCTGGCCGACAACCCGGCGCTGGCCCGCTCGGTGTTCAACCGGTTCCCCTACCTGGAGCCGCTGAACCACCTGCAGGTCGAGCTGCTGCGCCGCTACCGGCGCGGCGACGACGACGAGCTGGTGCAGCGCGGCATCCTGATGACGATGAGCGGGCTGGCCACCGCGCTGCGCAACAGTGGTTAG
- a CDS encoding FGGY family carbohydrate kinase has translation MTATSVPQARSVPLPEAVTPFVVAIDIGSGSTRCCLYDAHARPIKSRTHTAEHRFTERADGTAEIDADQVAREVAAVLTAAVAGIEPGAIAGVAMDTFASSLVCVDAAGDALTPCFSYADARSAGALARLRDRLDEAEVHQRTGTRLHTSYHPARLLWLRETHPELLARTAALVSLGEYVYARLAGITGAATSTMAWAGLLNRHTGALDEELLSVTGVRAGQFAPIIDPDRPITAVSPRVARRWPALAGAAWFPAIPDGLASNFGVGAHDPATAALSAATSGAIRVVVAGTPAVLPPGLWAYSVSRSQSIVGGALNDVGRAMLWLQDTVAPLTAAQINAALMSPARPNVPLVLPFLTGERATGWAGNARAVITGVSSSTTPSDLWRGTAEGVAVSYARVFAELRRVDPALRTVIASGGVTGHYPGLMRVVAHALGFPVRVVDVKRVTMRGAAVLALSVLAPDRPAAVIPTGDPIVGDPAEAPYYAELLARFSALYDAVIG, from the coding sequence ATGACCGCCACCAGCGTTCCGCAGGCCCGATCGGTGCCGCTGCCCGAGGCCGTGACCCCGTTCGTGGTGGCCATCGACATCGGCTCCGGCTCGACCCGCTGCTGCCTCTACGACGCGCACGCCCGGCCGATCAAGTCCCGGACTCACACCGCCGAGCACCGGTTCACCGAGCGGGCCGACGGCACCGCCGAGATCGACGCCGACCAGGTGGCCCGGGAGGTGGCCGCGGTGTTGACCGCCGCCGTCGCGGGCATCGAACCGGGGGCCATCGCCGGGGTGGCGATGGACACCTTCGCCTCCTCGCTGGTCTGCGTTGACGCCGCCGGCGACGCGCTGACCCCGTGCTTCAGCTACGCCGACGCCCGCTCGGCCGGCGCGCTGGCCCGGCTGCGCGACCGCCTCGACGAGGCCGAGGTGCACCAGCGCACCGGGACCCGGCTGCACACCAGCTACCACCCGGCGCGGCTGCTGTGGCTGCGCGAGACCCACCCGGAGCTGCTGGCCCGGACCGCGGCGCTGGTCTCCCTCGGCGAGTATGTCTACGCCCGGCTGGCCGGGATCACCGGCGCCGCGACCTCGACGATGGCCTGGGCGGGCCTGCTGAACCGGCACACCGGAGCCCTCGACGAGGAGCTGCTGTCGGTCACCGGGGTGCGCGCCGGGCAGTTCGCCCCGATCATCGACCCGGACCGGCCGATCACCGCGGTGTCACCGCGGGTCGCGCGGCGCTGGCCGGCGCTGGCCGGCGCGGCCTGGTTCCCGGCCATTCCCGACGGGCTGGCCTCCAACTTCGGTGTCGGTGCCCACGACCCGGCGACGGCCGCGCTGTCCGCGGCGACCTCGGGGGCGATCCGGGTCGTCGTTGCAGGCACCCCGGCGGTGCTGCCGCCGGGGCTGTGGGCGTACTCGGTGTCCCGGTCGCAGTCCATCGTCGGCGGCGCGCTCAACGACGTCGGCCGGGCGATGCTGTGGTTGCAGGACACCGTCGCGCCGCTGACCGCCGCGCAGATCAACGCCGCCCTGATGTCCCCGGCCCGCCCGAATGTGCCGCTGGTGCTGCCGTTTCTGACCGGGGAACGGGCGACCGGCTGGGCCGGCAACGCCCGGGCGGTGATCACCGGGGTGTCCTCCTCGACGACGCCGAGCGACCTGTGGCGCGGTACCGCCGAGGGGGTGGCGGTCAGCTACGCCCGGGTCTTCGCCGAGTTGCGCCGGGTCGATCCGGCGCTGCGGACGGTGATCGCCTCCGGCGGGGTGACCGGCCACTACCCCGGCCTGATGCGGGTGGTCGCGCACGCGCTCGGTTTCCCGGTGCGGGTGGTCGACGTCAAGCGGGTGACGATGCGCGGGGCGGCGGTGCTGGCGCTGTCGGTGCTGGCCCCGGACCGGCCGGCCGCGGTGATCCCGACCGGCGATCCGATCGTCGGCGACCCGGCCGAGGCGCCCTACTACGCCGAGTTGCTGGCCCGGTTCAGCGCGCTGTACGACGCGGTGATCGGCTAA
- a CDS encoding GntT/GntP/DsdX family permease — protein sequence MDYPLLAEAAAPAAGTTQLVVAAVVSIVLIVVLIIWARMHPFFALMLGSATMAVAANIGFEDSFASFSTGLGATVGGVGVLIVLGAVIGRFLTESGGADQIVDTILAKTPARRLPWAMAFAAFIIGIPLFFEVGVVLLIPIVMLVAKRAKLPVILVGIPALAGLSALHGLVPPHPGPLIAIDALGANLGLTLALGLAVAVPTVIVAGPLLARPMAAWVPIAAPEKLLGPADREHPGRRPSFAIALSVVLLPVLLMLMMTAVEATGLDGTPVGAVLVFIGTPLQALLITALYAMWALGLALGRSAGEVADETGAAFAPIASILLIVGAGGGFKTTLVDSGVGEVIGTGIAGSGMPLLLAGWLVAVVIRIATGSATVATITAAGIMTPLVGELTGSHVALMVLAIGAGSVFLSHVNDAGFWLVKEYFGMTVGQTFKTWSLMECAVSVVGLAGVLGLSLVV from the coding sequence ATGGACTACCCGCTGCTGGCCGAGGCGGCCGCGCCCGCGGCAGGCACCACCCAGCTGGTGGTCGCCGCCGTCGTGTCGATCGTGCTGATCGTGGTGTTGATCATCTGGGCCAGGATGCACCCGTTCTTCGCGCTGATGCTCGGCTCGGCAACGATGGCGGTCGCGGCGAACATCGGGTTCGAGGACTCCTTCGCGTCGTTCAGCACCGGTCTCGGCGCCACCGTCGGCGGCGTCGGGGTGCTGATCGTGCTGGGCGCGGTGATCGGCCGCTTCCTCACCGAATCCGGTGGCGCCGACCAGATCGTCGACACCATCTTGGCCAAGACACCGGCCCGGCGGCTGCCCTGGGCGATGGCGTTTGCCGCGTTCATCATCGGCATCCCGCTGTTCTTCGAAGTCGGGGTGGTGCTGCTGATCCCGATCGTGATGCTGGTGGCCAAGCGGGCCAAGCTGCCGGTCATCCTGGTCGGCATCCCGGCGCTGGCCGGCCTGTCCGCGCTGCACGGCCTGGTGCCCCCGCACCCGGGTCCGCTGATCGCGATCGACGCGCTGGGCGCCAACCTCGGCCTGACCCTGGCGCTCGGTCTGGCGGTGGCGGTGCCGACGGTGATCGTGGCGGGCCCGCTGCTGGCCCGGCCGATGGCCGCCTGGGTGCCGATCGCGGCGCCGGAGAAGCTGCTCGGCCCGGCCGACCGGGAACACCCCGGCCGGCGGCCGTCCTTCGCGATCGCCCTGTCGGTGGTGCTGCTGCCGGTGCTGCTGATGCTGATGATGACCGCGGTGGAGGCCACCGGCCTGGACGGCACCCCGGTCGGTGCGGTGCTGGTCTTCATCGGCACGCCGCTGCAGGCCCTGCTGATCACCGCGCTGTACGCGATGTGGGCGCTGGGCCTGGCGCTGGGCCGGTCGGCCGGGGAGGTCGCCGACGAGACCGGCGCGGCGTTCGCGCCGATCGCCTCGATCCTGCTGATCGTGGGCGCCGGCGGCGGGTTCAAGACCACCCTGGTGGACTCCGGGGTCGGCGAGGTCATCGGTACCGGCATCGCCGGCTCGGGCATGCCGCTGCTGCTGGCCGGCTGGCTGGTCGCGGTGGTGATCCGGATCGCCACCGGTTCGGCGACGGTCGCCACCATCACCGCCGCGGGCATCATGACCCCGCTGGTCGGCGAGCTGACCGGCAGCCACGTCGCGCTGATGGTGCTGGCCATCGGCGCCGGATCGGTGTTCCTGTCGCACGTCAACGACGCGGGCTTCTGGCTGGTCAAGGAGTACTTCGGGATGACCGTCGGGCAGACCTTCAAGACCTGGTCGCTGATGGAATGCGCGGTCTCGGTGGTGGGCCTGGCCGGGGTGCTGGGGCTGAGCCTGGTGGTGTGA
- a CDS encoding ATPase, with protein MVDKSSRGTRPTQQRLRNLAQAAMNADQTVGQLDGVISSLRPTLSDLNTSIGNLDATLARLNDTIGSLDTLAGQLIEVGDRLNAVVDRVDKLLGLGEVAVTPIAATENAVRGAINAVRSRTGI; from the coding sequence ATGGTGGACAAGAGCTCCCGGGGCACCCGCCCGACCCAGCAGCGGCTGCGGAATCTGGCCCAGGCCGCGATGAACGCCGACCAGACCGTCGGCCAGCTCGACGGGGTGATCAGCTCGCTGCGCCCGACGCTCAGCGACCTCAACACCTCGATCGGGAACCTGGACGCCACCCTGGCCCGGCTCAACGACACCATCGGCAGCCTGGACACCCTCGCCGGGCAGTTGATCGAGGTCGGCGACCGGCTCAACGCCGTCGTCGACCGGGTGGACAAGCTGCTCGGGCTGGGTGAGGTCGCGGTGACACCGATCGCGGCGACCGAGAACGCGGTGCGCGGCGCGATCAACGCGGTGCGCAGCCGCACCGGTATCTGA
- the pgl gene encoding 6-phosphogluconolactonase, translating to MTATGPEVVTFADPDALVAAAGDRLVAAINDAVAARGAAHIVLTGGGTGIRLLERVGARAGDIDWAAVQLYWGDDRYVPADDDDRNAKQAGAALLNRVGIPESNVHPMPASDGQYGDDLDAAAAAYELTLGTLAPAGAPTPEFDVHLLGMGGEGHINSLFPDTPAVREAARFVVGVPDSPKPPPHRLTLTLPAVRRSRQVWLVVAGAEKAAAVAAALAGAAPTDIPAAGAIGSERTLWLLDDAAASGLSSAPRGGV from the coding sequence ATGACCGCCACCGGCCCCGAGGTCGTCACCTTCGCCGATCCGGATGCCCTGGTCGCCGCCGCCGGGGACCGGCTGGTCGCGGCCATCAACGACGCCGTCGCCGCCCGCGGCGCCGCGCACATCGTGCTGACCGGCGGCGGCACCGGGATCCGGCTGCTGGAGCGGGTCGGCGCGCGCGCCGGTGACATCGATTGGGCGGCGGTGCAGCTGTACTGGGGCGATGACCGCTACGTGCCGGCCGACGACGACGACCGCAACGCCAAGCAGGCCGGCGCGGCGCTGCTGAACCGGGTCGGCATCCCGGAATCCAACGTGCACCCGATGCCGGCCTCCGACGGCCAGTACGGCGACGACCTGGATGCCGCGGCCGCGGCCTATGAGCTGACCCTGGGCACACTGGCACCGGCCGGCGCCCCGACCCCGGAATTCGACGTGCACCTGCTCGGGATGGGCGGCGAGGGCCACATCAACTCGCTGTTCCCGGACACCCCCGCGGTCCGGGAGGCGGCCAGGTTCGTGGTCGGTGTGCCGGATTCCCCGAAGCCGCCGCCGCACCGGCTCACCCTGACGCTGCCGGCGGTGCGCCGCTCGCGGCAGGTGTGGCTGGTGGTGGCCGGCGCGGAGAAGGCCGCCGCGGTGGCCGCCGCGCTGGCCGGCGCCGCCCCGACCGACATTCCGGCGGCCGGTGCGATCGGATCCGAGCGCACCCTCTGGCTGCTCGACGACGCGGCCGCCTCGGGTCTGTCGTCGGCGCCCCGCGGCGGGGTTTAA
- the opcA gene encoding glucose-6-phosphate dehydrogenase assembly protein OpcA, translated as MIIDLPATTTNDVNRRLVRLREEQGVLTMGRVLTLVIAPDADTAVEEAIAAANFASHEHPCRVIVVGPADRAAAEPRLDAQIRVGQDAGAGEVVVLRLSGPLAEHAEAVVTPFLLPDTPVVTWWPDTDPDRPAEHPLGRLAVRRITDATGSPDPLAALRGRLAGYTAGDTDLGWARITYWRALLTSAVDQDCEQPIRSARVAGRAAEPALDLLAGWLAARLGCPVRREVADHPRVELVRDTETITLSRPQDGVTATLSRTGRPDAHLPLTYRGTPDCLAEDLRRFTADDIYLEALRGLDHVEYP; from the coding sequence ATGATCATCGACCTGCCGGCGACCACCACCAACGACGTCAACCGCCGCCTGGTCCGGCTGCGCGAGGAGCAGGGCGTGCTGACCATGGGGCGGGTGCTGACCCTGGTGATCGCCCCGGACGCCGACACCGCGGTGGAGGAGGCCATCGCCGCGGCCAACTTCGCCAGCCACGAGCATCCCTGCCGGGTGATCGTGGTCGGCCCGGCCGACCGCGCGGCCGCCGAGCCGCGGCTGGACGCCCAGATCCGGGTCGGCCAGGACGCCGGCGCCGGCGAGGTGGTGGTGCTGCGACTGTCCGGCCCGCTGGCCGAGCACGCCGAGGCCGTCGTCACCCCGTTCCTGCTGCCCGACACCCCGGTGGTGACCTGGTGGCCGGACACCGACCCCGACCGGCCGGCGGAGCACCCGCTGGGCCGGCTGGCGGTGCGCCGGATCACCGACGCCACCGGCTCGCCGGATCCGCTGGCCGCGCTGCGCGGCCGGCTGGCCGGCTACACCGCCGGGGACACCGACCTGGGCTGGGCCCGGATCACCTACTGGCGGGCGCTGCTGACCTCGGCCGTCGACCAGGACTGCGAGCAGCCGATCCGGTCGGCGCGGGTGGCCGGCCGGGCCGCCGAACCGGCGCTGGACCTGCTGGCCGGCTGGCTGGCCGCCCGGCTGGGCTGCCCGGTGCGCCGCGAGGTGGCCGATCATCCGCGGGTGGAACTGGTCCGCGACACCGAGACCATCACGCTGAGCCGCCCGCAGGACGGGGTGACCGCCACCCTGTCGCGCACCGGCCGGCCCGACGCGCACCTGCCGCTGACCTACCGCGGCACCCCGGACTGCCTGGCCGAGGATCTGCGCCGGTTCACCGCCGACGACATCTATCTGGAGGCCCTGCGGGGCCTGGACCACGTGGAGTACCCATGA
- the zwf gene encoding glucose-6-phosphate dehydrogenase, with protein MPLIAGPCAAVIFGVTGDLSRKKLLPAIYDLANRGLLPPGFGLVGFARRDWSDADFTQFAHDAVTAHARTPFRQEAWERLAEGFRFVSGSFAEDAGYDRLTDTLAALDTERGTGGNHAFYLSIPPSAFPLVCEKLSASGLAGGDGPGWSRVVIEKPFGHDLASAESLNGVLNAVFPESSVFRIDHYLGKETVQNLLALRFANQLFEPVWNANHIDHVQITMAEDIGLDGRAGYYDGIGAARDVIQNHLLQLLALTAMEEPVSFSPGALQTEKIKVLSAARLIEPLADNSARGQYTAGWQGGRPVVGLLAEDGFSATSTTETFAAIALEVNTRRWAGVPFYLRTGKRLGRRVTEIALVFKRAPHLPFDSLVDTDIGKNALVIRVQPDEGITLRFGSKVPGHLMEVRDVNMDFSYGAAFAEESPEAYERLILDMLLGEPSLFPVNREVELSWRILDPVLAHWAEADAAGGRPDPYQAGGWGPASAVAMLARTGREWRRP; from the coding sequence ATGCCGCTGATCGCGGGGCCGTGTGCGGCGGTCATCTTCGGGGTGACCGGCGACCTGTCCCGCAAGAAGCTGCTGCCGGCGATCTACGACCTGGCCAACCGCGGGCTGCTGCCGCCCGGGTTCGGGCTGGTCGGCTTCGCCCGCCGGGACTGGTCGGACGCCGACTTCACCCAGTTCGCGCACGACGCCGTCACCGCGCACGCCCGCACCCCGTTCCGGCAGGAGGCCTGGGAGCGGCTGGCCGAGGGGTTCCGGTTCGTCTCCGGCAGCTTCGCCGAGGACGCCGGCTATGACCGGCTGACCGACACCCTGGCCGCGCTGGACACCGAGCGGGGCACCGGCGGCAACCACGCGTTCTACCTGTCCATCCCGCCGTCGGCGTTCCCGCTGGTCTGCGAGAAGCTGTCGGCCTCCGGGCTGGCCGGCGGGGACGGCCCGGGCTGGAGCCGGGTGGTGATCGAGAAGCCGTTCGGGCACGACCTGGCCAGCGCGGAATCGCTCAACGGGGTGCTCAACGCGGTGTTCCCGGAGTCGTCGGTGTTCCGCATCGACCACTACCTGGGCAAGGAAACCGTGCAGAACCTGCTGGCGCTGCGGTTCGCCAACCAGCTGTTCGAGCCGGTGTGGAACGCCAACCACATCGACCACGTGCAGATCACCATGGCCGAGGACATCGGCCTGGACGGCCGGGCCGGCTACTACGACGGCATCGGCGCGGCCCGCGACGTGATCCAGAACCATCTGCTGCAGCTGCTGGCGCTGACCGCGATGGAGGAGCCGGTCAGCTTCTCCCCCGGCGCGCTGCAGACCGAGAAGATCAAGGTGCTCTCGGCGGCCCGGCTGATCGAGCCGCTGGCCGACAACAGTGCCCGCGGCCAGTACACCGCCGGCTGGCAGGGCGGCCGGCCGGTGGTCGGGCTGCTGGCCGAGGACGGCTTCTCGGCCACCTCGACCACCGAGACGTTCGCCGCGATCGCGCTGGAGGTGAACACCCGGCGGTGGGCCGGGGTGCCGTTCTACCTGCGCACCGGCAAGCGGCTGGGCCGGCGGGTCACCGAGATCGCGCTGGTCTTCAAGCGCGCCCCGCACCTGCCCTTTGATTCCCTGGTCGACACCGACATCGGGAAGAACGCCCTGGTCATCCGGGTGCAGCCGGACGAGGGCATCACCCTGCGGTTCGGTTCGAAGGTGCCCGGTCACCTGATGGAGGTCCGCGACGTGAACATGGACTTCTCCTACGGCGCGGCGTTCGCCGAGGAATCCCCGGAGGCCTACGAACGGCTGATCCTGGACATGCTGCTCGGCGAGCCGTCGCTGTTCCCGGTGAACCGGGAGGTGGAGCTGTCCTGGCGGATCCTCGATCCGGTGCTGGCGCACTGGGCCGAGGCGGACGCCGCCGGCGGTCGGCCCGACCCCTACCAGGCCGGCGGCTGGGGCCCGGCCTCGGCGGTGGCGATGCTGGCCCGCACCGGCCGGGAATGGCGGCGGCCATGA